A single region of the Plantactinospora soyae genome encodes:
- a CDS encoding XdhC family protein yields MRDVLDELDRWWQAGEPVGMATVVATWRSAPRQAGATMLVGPDGAAVGSVSGGCVEGAVYELTRQVSATGVPALQRYGVTDDDAFAVGLTCGGILDVFVERVDPTGFGEFAEVAAAIRAGVAVAVVTVVSAGPPDRAGRLGRRMVVWADRTAGSLGSDRLDAAVTDDARGLLAAGRTGTLRYGYDGQRRGDDLLLFVATYAAPPRMIVFGAIDFAAAVARVGAFLGYRVTVCDARPVFATTRRLPDAHEVVVDWPHRYLRAEADAGRVDGRTVVCVLTHDPKFDVPVLEVALRLPLGYVGAMGSRRTHADRLARLRTAGLSEGELGRLASPLGLDLGARTPEETAVSIAAEIVAARWGGSGNRLSGLAGRIHHEFALRQDENPVHQGEVPAAGRGPAAG; encoded by the coding sequence ATGCGTGACGTGCTGGACGAGCTGGACCGCTGGTGGCAGGCCGGCGAACCGGTCGGGATGGCGACCGTGGTGGCCACCTGGCGGTCCGCGCCCCGCCAGGCCGGCGCCACGATGCTGGTCGGGCCGGACGGCGCGGCGGTCGGCAGCGTCTCCGGCGGCTGCGTCGAGGGCGCCGTCTACGAACTGACCCGGCAGGTGAGTGCCACCGGCGTACCGGCGTTGCAGCGCTACGGCGTGACCGACGACGACGCGTTCGCGGTGGGCCTGACCTGCGGTGGCATCCTCGACGTCTTCGTCGAACGGGTGGATCCGACGGGATTCGGCGAGTTCGCCGAGGTCGCGGCGGCGATCCGGGCTGGGGTCGCGGTGGCCGTGGTGACGGTGGTGTCGGCCGGACCTCCGGACCGGGCCGGTCGGCTCGGCCGCCGGATGGTGGTCTGGGCGGACCGGACCGCGGGATCGCTCGGTTCCGACCGGTTGGACGCGGCGGTCACGGACGACGCCCGGGGGCTGCTGGCCGCCGGCCGGACCGGCACGCTCCGCTACGGGTACGACGGGCAGCGTCGCGGCGACGACCTGCTGCTCTTCGTCGCGACGTACGCCGCCCCGCCCCGGATGATCGTCTTCGGCGCGATCGACTTCGCGGCCGCGGTGGCCCGGGTCGGCGCGTTCCTCGGCTACCGGGTGACGGTCTGCGACGCCCGGCCCGTCTTCGCCACCACCCGGCGGCTACCCGACGCGCACGAGGTGGTGGTCGACTGGCCGCACCGCTATCTGCGGGCCGAGGCCGACGCCGGACGGGTGGACGGCCGCACCGTGGTCTGCGTGCTGACCCACGATCCGAAGTTCGACGTTCCGGTGCTGGAGGTGGCGTTGCGGCTGCCGCTCGGCTACGTCGGGGCGATGGGATCGCGGCGGACCCACGCGGACCGCCTCGCCCGGCTCCGCACGGCCGGGCTGTCCGAGGGCGAACTCGGCCGGCTCGCCTCGCCGCTCGGCCTCGATCTGGGGGCCCGGACCCCGGAGGAGACCGCCGTCAGCATCGCGGCGGAGATCGTCGCGGCCAGGTGGGGCGGTAGCGGCAACCGGCTCTCCGGCCTGGCGGGACGGATCCACCACGAGTTTGCGCTCCGGCAGGACGAGAACCCGGTGCACCAAGGCGAGGTGCCGGCCGCCGGTCGGGGTCCCGCCGCCGGTTGA
- a CDS encoding amidophosphoribosyltransferase: MSVGAGLAVIYFGSGGEEGGGVTNAVLLLAVAAGLAVWYLTRPSAGKPVS; this comes from the coding sequence CTGTCGGTCGGCGCCGGGCTCGCCGTCATCTACTTCGGCAGCGGTGGCGAGGAGGGGGGCGGGGTCACCAACGCGGTGCTGCTGCTGGCGGTCGCGGCGGGCCTCGCCGTCTGGTACCTGACCCGGCCCAGCGCCGGGAAACCGGTGAGCTGA
- a CDS encoding tetratricopeptide repeat protein, translating into MTSEEIDAMYGRADHLCELGRWADAEPALGRVLAADPDHRDALARLTEVLEHLDRPAEAAEVARRLVAAHSGEPIGYLALAEALVRQDGHAEAEPYVRAALDLDNSAPVAWQQLAEVLSYLPERGDEAVGAARRAVALAPEDADMHAALGDALLTALGDGPAAEAAYLTALTLAPEDGGIRLRLGLARLQIGRLDDARDDFVEGLRQDASLRHVSTVGMTLRLLGVPDRFAALYASVCAALGESAAVDRTDPEVVEDQLDMAVIWWDNGARPAALEVLELLVDANPYSVEGLAVLAEFRFESGRLDDGEVLARRALAVDPDASAALFVLGLVLEARGDGAGAADWFARLRALPVDAEDRDWMMESLVDHGMAGRHPEMISWCEETAAVVSVPTPAGRDPRA; encoded by the coding sequence GTGACTTCGGAGGAGATCGACGCCATGTACGGGCGCGCGGACCACCTGTGTGAGCTTGGCCGGTGGGCCGATGCCGAACCGGCGCTCGGCAGGGTGCTCGCGGCCGACCCGGACCACCGCGACGCGCTGGCCCGGCTCACCGAGGTGCTGGAGCACCTGGACCGTCCGGCAGAGGCGGCCGAGGTGGCGCGACGGCTGGTCGCGGCCCATTCCGGGGAGCCGATCGGGTACCTCGCACTCGCCGAGGCTCTGGTTCGCCAGGACGGGCATGCCGAGGCTGAGCCCTATGTGCGTGCCGCCCTCGACCTCGACAACAGTGCCCCGGTCGCCTGGCAGCAGCTCGCCGAGGTCCTGTCCTACCTGCCGGAGCGCGGGGACGAGGCGGTGGGAGCGGCCCGCCGGGCCGTCGCGCTGGCCCCGGAGGACGCCGACATGCATGCCGCGCTGGGCGACGCACTGCTGACGGCGCTCGGCGACGGTCCGGCGGCGGAGGCGGCCTACCTGACCGCGCTCACGCTGGCGCCCGAGGACGGCGGCATCCGGCTTCGGCTCGGCCTTGCCCGGTTGCAGATCGGCCGGCTCGACGACGCCCGGGACGACTTCGTCGAGGGGCTGCGCCAGGACGCGAGCCTGCGCCATGTGAGCACCGTGGGCATGACGCTCCGGCTGCTCGGCGTGCCGGACCGGTTCGCCGCGCTCTACGCCTCGGTCTGTGCCGCCCTTGGCGAGTCCGCCGCGGTGGACCGCACCGATCCGGAGGTGGTCGAGGACCAGCTCGACATGGCCGTCATCTGGTGGGACAACGGTGCCCGGCCGGCGGCGCTCGAGGTGTTGGAACTGCTGGTCGACGCGAACCCGTACTCGGTCGAGGGCCTGGCCGTGCTCGCCGAGTTCCGGTTCGAGTCGGGGCGGCTCGACGACGGCGAGGTTCTTGCCCGCCGCGCGCTCGCGGTCGACCCGGACGCGTCGGCGGCGTTGTTCGTCCTCGGACTGGTGTTAGAGGCGCGTGGCGACGGAGCCGGGGCGGCGGACTGGTTCGCGCGGCTCCGGGCGCTCCCGGTGGACGCGGAGGACCGGGACTGGATGATGGAGTCGCTGGTCGACCACGGCATGGCGGGCCGCCATCCGGAGATGATCTCCTGGTGCGAGGAGACGGCCGCCGTCGTGTCCGTTCCCACGCCCGCCGGCCGCGACCCGCGAGCGTGA
- a CDS encoding exo-beta-N-acetylmuramidase NamZ family protein, producing the protein MQRRRFLASTAAVSALGATAGTLAAGPASARPGTDAGAMSGDGRGGGSGHGRGVATGLDVLVDSRFAALSGQKVGVLSNPTGVDAKYRHLVDLMHASGRVRLTAAFGPEHGFRGSAQAGGSEGTGIDARTGVTVYDAYGATQAKWAELITQAGVDTVVFDIQDVGARFYTYIWTLYDSMVAAARLGRRYVVLDRPNPIGGRAYGPMMTTPFTSGVGKKEIVQQHGMTVGELARFYNGEFLPAEAGRSVDLTVIKCRNWHRTQFAADTGLPWVLPSPNMPTPDTALAYPGTCLFEGVASMTEGRGTTRPFELIGGLAADFDYHWVDRLAARELPGVEFREAYFSPTAAGQKPDLLNKLCAGVEVKVVDPARFDPVRTGVAMLVEARKYPAFAWRADTWDAARPYWIDKLSGSTRLRTMIDAGADVADLVGAWSAELAAFDRRRRPYLLY; encoded by the coding sequence GTGCAACGCAGAAGGTTCCTCGCCAGCACCGCCGCCGTGAGCGCCCTCGGCGCGACGGCCGGCACCCTCGCCGCCGGCCCGGCCAGCGCCCGTCCCGGCACCGACGCCGGGGCGATGAGCGGAGACGGGAGGGGCGGCGGCTCCGGGCACGGCCGCGGCGTCGCCACCGGACTCGACGTACTCGTCGACTCCCGCTTCGCCGCGCTGAGCGGGCAGAAGGTGGGGGTGCTCTCCAACCCGACCGGGGTGGACGCGAAGTACCGGCACCTGGTCGACCTGATGCACGCCTCCGGCCGGGTGCGGTTGACCGCCGCGTTCGGCCCCGAACACGGCTTCCGGGGCTCCGCCCAGGCCGGCGGGAGCGAGGGGACCGGGATCGACGCCCGGACCGGGGTCACCGTCTACGACGCGTACGGCGCCACGCAGGCGAAGTGGGCTGAACTGATCACCCAGGCCGGCGTCGACACCGTGGTCTTCGACATCCAGGACGTCGGCGCCCGCTTCTACACCTACATCTGGACCCTGTACGACTCGATGGTCGCCGCCGCCCGGCTCGGCCGCCGGTACGTCGTACTGGACCGGCCGAACCCGATCGGTGGCCGGGCGTACGGGCCGATGATGACCACCCCGTTCACCTCCGGCGTGGGTAAGAAGGAGATCGTCCAGCAGCACGGCATGACCGTCGGCGAGCTGGCCCGGTTCTACAACGGCGAGTTCCTGCCGGCCGAGGCGGGCCGGTCGGTGGACCTGACGGTGATCAAGTGCCGGAACTGGCACCGGACCCAGTTCGCCGCCGACACCGGCCTGCCGTGGGTACTGCCCAGCCCGAACATGCCCACCCCGGACACCGCGCTGGCCTACCCGGGCACCTGCCTGTTCGAGGGGGTCGCGTCGATGACCGAGGGACGCGGCACCACCCGGCCGTTCGAGCTGATCGGCGGGCTGGCCGCCGACTTCGACTACCACTGGGTGGACCGGCTGGCCGCCCGGGAACTGCCCGGCGTCGAGTTCCGGGAGGCGTACTTCTCGCCGACCGCCGCCGGACAGAAGCCGGACCTGCTGAACAAGCTCTGCGCCGGTGTGGAGGTCAAGGTGGTCGATCCGGCCCGGTTCGATCCGGTGCGTACCGGGGTGGCGATGCTGGTGGAGGCGCGGAAGTATCCGGCGTTCGCCTGGCGGGCCGACACCTGGGACGCCGCCCGGCCGTACTGGATCGACAAGCTGAGCGGCTCCACCCGGCTCCGTACGATGATCGACGCTGGTGCCGACGTGGCCGACCTGGTGGGTGCCTGGTCGGCGGAGCTGGCGGCGTTCGACCGCCGGCGCCGCCCGTACCTGCTCTACTGA
- the katG gene encoding catalase/peroxidase HPI has protein sequence MSDKKDATQSVSESENPAIPAPTAKATRPRTTRDWWPNQLDLSVLHQHSTRSNPMGEDFDYAEEFKKLDVDALRRDIFELMTTSQEWWPADYGHYGPLFIRMSWHAAGTYRIADGRGGGGSGSQRFAPLNSWPDNASLDKARRLLWPIKQKYGRKVSWADLLVFAGNCAYESMGFKTFGFAFGREDIWEPEEIFWGPEDTWLGDERYSGDRELAGALGAVQMGLIYVNPEGPAGHPDALASARDIRDTFGRMAMNDEETVALIVGGHTVGKAHGAVDPQHLGPEPEGAPIEQQGFGWKNSYGSGKGADTLTSGLEGAWTTEPIKWDNGYLDNLFRYDWELTASPAGAKQWKPKDASAEGTVPDAHDPSKRHAPMMLTSDLALKIDPIYEPIARRFWENPDQLAEAFAKAWFKLLHRDMGPVSRYLGPWVPQAQLWQDPVPAVDHELVTDEDVVALKGKLLESGLSVPQLVATAWASAASFRDTDKRGGANGARIRLAPQKDWEVNNPAELGTALQTFERIQQDFNGAQSGDRRVSLADLIVLGGCAAVEQAARDAGHDITVPFAPGRTDASQEQTDTDSFAVLEPRADGFRNYLRAGEKLSPETLLLDRAFMLNLSAPEMTVLIGGLRALNGNVGQSPHGVFTDRPGTLTNDFFLNLLDQRTEWRTAESAENVYEGRDRATGEVKWTATAVDLVFGSHSQLRANAEVYATADAGEKFVRDFVAAWNKVMNLDRFDLA, from the coding sequence GTGTCTGACAAGAAGGACGCGACCCAGAGTGTCAGCGAGAGCGAAAACCCCGCGATTCCCGCGCCCACAGCCAAGGCGACCCGGCCCAGGACGACCCGGGACTGGTGGCCGAATCAGCTGGACCTCTCGGTTCTCCACCAGCACTCGACCCGGTCCAATCCCATGGGCGAGGACTTCGACTATGCGGAGGAGTTCAAGAAGCTCGACGTCGACGCGCTCAGGCGGGACATCTTCGAGCTCATGACGACGTCGCAGGAGTGGTGGCCGGCCGACTACGGCCACTACGGGCCACTCTTCATCCGGATGAGCTGGCACGCGGCGGGCACGTACCGGATCGCCGACGGCCGGGGCGGTGGCGGCAGCGGTTCACAGCGGTTCGCGCCGTTGAACAGTTGGCCGGACAACGCGAGCCTGGACAAGGCGCGCCGGCTGCTCTGGCCGATCAAGCAGAAGTACGGCCGCAAGGTCTCGTGGGCCGACCTTCTGGTCTTCGCCGGCAACTGCGCGTACGAGTCGATGGGGTTCAAGACGTTCGGGTTCGCGTTCGGGCGCGAGGACATCTGGGAGCCCGAGGAGATCTTCTGGGGGCCGGAGGACACCTGGCTCGGTGACGAGCGCTACAGCGGAGACAGGGAGCTGGCGGGGGCGCTCGGCGCCGTACAGATGGGTCTGATCTACGTGAATCCGGAGGGGCCGGCCGGCCACCCGGACGCGTTGGCGTCCGCCCGGGACATCCGGGACACCTTCGGCCGGATGGCGATGAACGACGAGGAGACGGTGGCGCTGATCGTCGGTGGCCACACGGTCGGCAAGGCACACGGCGCGGTCGATCCCCAGCACCTCGGCCCGGAGCCGGAGGGCGCCCCCATCGAACAGCAGGGTTTCGGCTGGAAGAACAGCTACGGCAGCGGCAAGGGCGCAGACACGCTCACCAGTGGGCTGGAGGGCGCCTGGACCACCGAGCCGATCAAGTGGGACAACGGCTACCTGGACAACCTGTTCAGGTACGACTGGGAGTTGACCGCGAGCCCCGCCGGCGCCAAGCAGTGGAAGCCGAAGGACGCCTCGGCCGAGGGCACCGTGCCGGACGCCCATGACCCGTCGAAGCGGCACGCCCCGATGATGCTGACGTCGGACCTGGCGCTGAAGATCGACCCGATCTACGAGCCGATCGCGCGGCGCTTCTGGGAGAACCCGGACCAGCTCGCGGAGGCGTTCGCCAAGGCGTGGTTCAAACTGTTGCACCGCGACATGGGACCGGTGTCGCGTTATCTCGGGCCGTGGGTTCCGCAGGCGCAGCTGTGGCAGGACCCGGTTCCCGCGGTGGACCACGAGCTGGTCACGGACGAGGACGTCGTCGCGCTCAAGGGCAAGCTCCTCGAGTCGGGGCTGTCCGTTCCCCAGTTGGTTGCCACGGCCTGGGCTTCGGCGGCCAGCTTCCGCGACACCGACAAGCGCGGCGGGGCCAACGGGGCGCGCATCCGCCTGGCGCCGCAGAAGGACTGGGAGGTCAACAACCCGGCCGAACTGGGCACCGCGCTGCAGACGTTCGAACGGATCCAGCAGGACTTCAACGGCGCACAGTCCGGCGACCGGCGGGTGTCGCTCGCCGACCTGATCGTGCTGGGCGGATGCGCGGCGGTCGAGCAGGCGGCCAGGGACGCCGGACACGACATCACCGTTCCGTTCGCACCGGGTCGTACGGACGCCTCGCAGGAGCAGACCGATACGGACTCGTTCGCCGTCCTCGAACCGAGGGCCGACGGCTTCCGCAACTACCTGCGCGCCGGCGAGAAGCTGTCGCCGGAGACCCTGCTGCTGGACCGGGCGTTCATGTTGAACCTCAGCGCACCCGAGATGACGGTGCTCATCGGCGGCCTGCGGGCGCTGAACGGCAACGTCGGGCAGTCCCCGCACGGCGTCTTCACCGACCGGCCGGGGACGTTGACGAACGACTTCTTCCTGAATCTGCTCGACCAGCGCACGGAGTGGCGGACGGCCGAGTCGGCGGAGAACGTCTACGAGGGCCGGGACCGCGCCACCGGCGAGGTCAAGTGGACCGCCACCGCGGTCGATCTCGTCTTCGGTTCGCACTCCCAGCTCCGGGCCAACGCGGAGGTCTACGCGACCGCCGACGCGGGCGAGAAGTTCGTCCGTGACTTCGTGGCCGCGTGGAACAAGGTCATGAACCTGGACCGGTTCGACCTCGCCTGA
- a CDS encoding ATP-binding cassette domain-containing protein: MAADDIVITGARENNLRNVSLRVPKRQLVAFTGVSGSGKSSIVFDTIAAEAQRQLNETFTAFARNFLPRYGQPDVDTIENLSAAIVVDQKRLGGGSRSTVGTITDIYTLLRLLFSRVGKPHVGFSNAFSFNDPQGMCPECEGLGKSVQLDLDTFLDRSRSLNDGALLHPDFGRTGWYWKMYAASGYFDLDKPLGDYTDQEWQTLLYGDGKVPLEWQGTTINSTYEGAVSKFTRLYIRKDAAEMSERNRKVFLQYVTEQTCPLCKGDRLSQAALGSEIDGYNIAQLGAMEATELVAVLRTLTDPQGATVVESLLDRVGNLVDIGLGYLSLNRPTDTLSGGESQRIKMVRHLSSSLIDMMYIFDEPSVGLHARDVERLNRLLVKLRDKGNTVLVVEHDRDVIEIADHVIDIGPKGGAGGGQVLFGGTVAELRTADTPTGRYLEHRLPLKTTYREPTGHLKVVAADAHNLKNVSVDIPTGVLVVVTGVAGSGKSTLINNVFVSQHPEAIVIDQSAVGASIRSSPATYTGLLDPIRQLFSKANGVPASLFSFNSKGACANCQGLGVIYTDLAFMDGLRSTCEVCEGRRFSDDVLEHTLRGKSISDVLRMPATDALEFFPEKKLRTILQAVNDVGLGYLQLGQPLSTLSGGECQRIKLATELHKGGTIYVMDEPTTGLHMSDIQHLLDIIERLVSSGNSVIVIEHNLDVIKNADWIIDLGPEGGSQGGTILFEGTPVQLLDATNSYTAEYVRRDVGAAVPVV; the protein is encoded by the coding sequence ATGGCGGCCGACGATATCGTCATCACCGGGGCCAGGGAGAACAACCTTCGGAACGTCTCGCTACGGGTGCCAAAACGCCAGCTGGTGGCCTTCACCGGCGTCTCCGGCTCCGGCAAGTCCTCCATCGTCTTCGACACCATCGCGGCCGAGGCACAGCGTCAGCTCAACGAGACCTTCACGGCGTTCGCCCGGAACTTCCTGCCCCGGTACGGGCAACCGGACGTCGACACGATCGAGAATCTCTCCGCAGCCATCGTGGTGGACCAGAAGCGGCTCGGCGGCGGCTCCCGGTCGACCGTCGGCACCATCACCGACATCTACACCCTGCTGCGCCTGCTCTTCTCCCGGGTCGGCAAGCCGCACGTCGGCTTCTCCAACGCCTTCTCCTTCAACGACCCGCAGGGCATGTGCCCGGAGTGCGAGGGCCTCGGCAAGTCCGTCCAACTCGACCTCGACACCTTCCTCGACCGGTCGAGGTCGCTGAACGACGGCGCCCTGCTGCACCCGGACTTCGGCAGGACCGGGTGGTACTGGAAGATGTACGCCGCCTCCGGCTACTTCGACCTGGACAAGCCGCTCGGCGACTACACCGACCAGGAGTGGCAGACACTGCTGTACGGCGACGGCAAGGTTCCGTTGGAGTGGCAGGGCACCACGATCAACTCCACCTACGAGGGCGCCGTCAGCAAGTTCACCCGGCTGTACATCCGCAAGGACGCCGCCGAGATGTCCGAACGCAACCGCAAGGTCTTCCTCCAGTACGTCACCGAGCAGACCTGCCCGCTCTGCAAGGGCGACCGACTCAGCCAGGCGGCGCTGGGCAGCGAGATCGACGGCTACAACATCGCGCAGCTCGGTGCGATGGAGGCGACCGAACTCGTCGCGGTGCTGCGAACCCTCACGGACCCGCAGGGCGCGACCGTGGTGGAGAGCCTGCTGGACCGGGTCGGCAACCTGGTCGACATCGGCCTCGGCTATCTCAGCCTCAACCGGCCGACGGACACCCTCTCCGGTGGCGAGTCCCAGCGGATCAAGATGGTGCGGCACCTGAGCAGCAGCCTCATCGACATGATGTACATCTTCGACGAGCCCAGCGTCGGCCTGCACGCCCGCGACGTGGAGCGGCTCAACCGGCTGCTGGTCAAGCTGCGCGACAAGGGCAACACCGTGCTCGTGGTCGAGCACGACCGGGACGTCATCGAGATCGCCGACCACGTGATCGACATCGGTCCGAAGGGCGGTGCCGGCGGCGGTCAGGTCCTCTTCGGCGGCACGGTCGCCGAACTGCGCACCGCAGACACCCCGACCGGGCGGTACCTGGAGCACCGGCTGCCGCTGAAGACCACCTACCGCGAGCCGACCGGGCACCTGAAGGTCGTCGCCGCCGACGCGCACAACCTGAAGAACGTCAGCGTGGACATCCCGACCGGCGTACTCGTGGTGGTCACCGGGGTCGCCGGCTCGGGCAAGAGCACTCTGATCAACAACGTCTTCGTCAGCCAGCACCCCGAGGCGATCGTGATCGACCAGTCGGCCGTCGGCGCCTCGATCCGGTCCAGCCCGGCCACCTACACCGGGCTGCTCGACCCGATCCGGCAGCTTTTCTCCAAGGCAAACGGCGTCCCGGCCTCGTTGTTCAGCTTCAACTCCAAGGGCGCCTGCGCGAACTGCCAGGGGCTGGGCGTCATCTACACCGACCTGGCGTTCATGGACGGGCTACGGTCGACCTGCGAGGTGTGCGAGGGGCGCCGGTTCAGCGACGACGTACTCGAGCACACGTTGCGCGGCAAGTCGATCAGCGACGTACTCCGGATGCCGGCCACCGACGCGCTGGAGTTCTTCCCCGAGAAGAAGCTGCGGACGATCCTCCAGGCCGTCAACGACGTCGGCCTGGGTTACCTCCAGCTCGGCCAGCCGCTGAGCACGCTGAGCGGTGGGGAGTGCCAGCGCATCAAGCTCGCCACCGAGCTGCACAAGGGCGGCACCATCTACGTGATGGACGAGCCGACCACCGGGCTGCACATGTCCGACATCCAGCACCTGCTCGACATCATCGAACGGCTGGTCAGCAGCGGAAACTCGGTGATCGTCATCGAGCACAACCTCGACGTCATCAAGAACGCCGACTGGATCATCGATCTCGGTCCGGAGGGCGGCAGCCAGGGCGGCACGATCCTGTTCGAGGGCACCCCGGTGCAACTGCTCGACGCGACGAACTCGTACACCGCCGAGTACGTCCGCCGCGACGTCGGTGCCGCCGTACCGGTCGTCTGA
- a CDS encoding DNA glycosylase family protein: protein MNRDRALVRALLERQGRTYAEEAGIRLADRPGPLYQLLLLTTLLSTRIRAGVAVCAARELFAAGCRTPQGTASSSWQDRVDALGRGHYRRYDERTATMLGNGAQLCLDRWHGDLRRLHREAGGDHSALRRLLTGFPGIGPTGADIFLREAQAAWPDVRPYADRRAAGAAQRLGLPSTPDKLAGLVGGGDFPRLVSALVRVSLGQASIGELTRAAGAR, encoded by the coding sequence ATGAACCGTGATCGCGCCCTGGTGCGGGCGCTGCTCGAGCGGCAGGGGCGGACCTACGCCGAGGAGGCCGGGATCCGACTGGCCGACCGGCCGGGTCCGCTCTATCAGCTGTTGCTGCTCACGACGCTGCTCAGCACCCGGATCCGGGCCGGCGTCGCGGTCTGTGCCGCCCGGGAACTCTTCGCCGCCGGTTGCCGTACGCCGCAGGGCACGGCGTCGTCGAGCTGGCAGGACCGGGTGGACGCGCTGGGTCGGGGCCACTACCGGCGCTACGACGAACGCACCGCGACGATGCTCGGCAACGGCGCCCAGTTGTGCCTGGACCGCTGGCACGGCGACCTGCGCCGACTGCACCGCGAGGCCGGTGGCGACCATTCCGCGCTCCGCCGGCTGCTGACCGGCTTTCCCGGCATCGGGCCGACCGGAGCCGACATCTTCCTCCGGGAGGCGCAGGCGGCGTGGCCCGACGTACGCCCGTACGCCGACCGCAGGGCGGCCGGTGCCGCGCAACGGCTCGGATTGCCGTCGACGCCGGACAAGCTGGCCGGACTGGTCGGCGGGGGCGACTTTCCCCGACTCGTCTCGGCGCTGGTGAGGGTCTCCCTCGGCCAGGCGTCGATCGGCGAGTTGACCAGGGCGGCCGGTGCCCGCTGA
- a CDS encoding phosphatidylethanolamine-binding protein: MPGPRPGSNAYDVERARLRKRIENSGRANDKEADEAANRYLREEQRRPGFVRGERGLGPKGERGPGEPK; the protein is encoded by the coding sequence ATGCCAGGACCACGACCGGGAAGCAACGCGTACGACGTCGAACGTGCCCGGCTGCGCAAGCGAATCGAGAACTCGGGCCGCGCCAACGACAAGGAGGCGGACGAGGCGGCCAACCGGTATCTGCGGGAGGAACAGCGGCGTCCCGGCTTCGTCCGGGGAGAACGCGGACTCGGCCCCAAGGGCGAACGCGGCCCCGGTGAGCCGAAGTGA
- a CDS encoding SRPBCC domain-containing protein, which yields MTEIRTTVDLRHPPERVWRALTDRELLPKWFGSVEPRPSSISRFELRPTDLPELDELITVELVELDPPHRIVVRWPEDGQPTQVVCELTPTAEGCRLTVTQGDAEDPFVDTGIDDPFRDGGIDDPWRPADPDQREQAYQQLLDTRLPAVLDWMAFREVDLPESTAVIGAVPASAAPDNRSRRRLGIGLALLALTVGAVVVVAGLARGRTDSGSTGPVIGVGSPALTTAPGTPSPAAGTPTTVATTAPAGRTVRPTPRRSATATPARPPRPGQPDLTARYSTLRTGLLGYQGEVVVTNGGDAAATSWTVVITLPGGAKVSTASGASFTQEDERVTFTGAALPADRSATIQFEVDRDATLTRKQPTSCVVQDRPCDGL from the coding sequence GTGACCGAAATCCGGACCACCGTCGACCTGCGCCATCCGCCGGAGCGGGTGTGGCGGGCCCTGACCGATCGTGAGCTGCTGCCGAAGTGGTTCGGATCGGTCGAACCTCGACCCTCGTCGATCAGCCGGTTCGAACTGCGCCCGACGGACCTGCCCGAGCTGGACGAGCTGATCACCGTCGAGCTGGTCGAACTCGACCCGCCACACCGGATCGTGGTGCGCTGGCCCGAGGACGGTCAGCCGACCCAGGTGGTGTGCGAGCTGACCCCGACGGCGGAGGGGTGCCGGCTGACGGTGACCCAGGGCGACGCCGAGGACCCGTTCGTGGACACCGGGATCGACGACCCGTTCCGGGACGGCGGGATCGACGACCCGTGGCGGCCGGCCGACCCGGACCAGCGCGAGCAGGCGTACCAGCAGCTTCTCGACACCCGGTTGCCCGCCGTACTGGACTGGATGGCCTTCCGGGAGGTCGACCTTCCGGAATCCACCGCGGTCATCGGCGCCGTTCCGGCCAGTGCGGCGCCGGACAACCGCTCCCGGCGGCGGCTCGGTATCGGGCTCGCCCTGCTGGCCCTGACCGTCGGCGCCGTGGTCGTGGTGGCCGGCCTGGCCCGTGGCCGGACCGACTCCGGCTCCACCGGGCCGGTGATCGGCGTCGGCAGCCCGGCGCTGACCACCGCGCCGGGCACACCCAGTCCGGCCGCCGGCACCCCGACGACCGTCGCCACCACGGCGCCGGCCGGCCGGACCGTCCGGCCGACGCCGCGCCGGAGCGCGACCGCCACGCCGGCCCGTCCGCCGAGGCCGGGACAGCCGGACCTCACCGCCCGGTACAGCACGCTGCGCACCGGCCTCCTCGGCTACCAGGGCGAGGTGGTCGTCACCAACGGCGGCGACGCGGCGGCGACGAGCTGGACCGTGGTGATCACCCTGCCCGGCGGCGCCAAGGTGTCGACGGCCAGCGGAGCGAGCTTCACCCAGGAGGACGAGCGGGTGACCTTCACCGGCGCCGCGCTGCCGGCCGACCGCTCGGCGACGATCCAGTTCGAGGTGGACCGCGACGCGACCCTGACCCGGAAGCAGCCGACCAGCTGCGTCGTGCAGGACCGGCCCTGCGACGGCCTGTGA